One Eurosta solidaginis isolate ZX-2024a chromosome 5, ASM4086904v1, whole genome shotgun sequence DNA segment encodes these proteins:
- the hoip gene encoding NHP2-like protein 1 homolog has product MTEEVSPKAFPLADAQLTAKIMNLLQQALNYNQLRKGANEATKTLNRGLSDIIVLAADTEPIEILLHLPLLCEDKNVPYVFVRSKQALGRACGVSRPIVACSVTTNDGSQLKSQIQSIQHEIERLLV; this is encoded by the exons ATG ACCGAAGAAGTGAGCCCCAAAGCATTCCCGCTTGCCGATGCACAGCTCACAGCGAAGATAATGAATTTGTTGCAACAAGCATTAAACTATAATCAATTGCGCAAAGGAGCAAATGAAGCCACCAAAACACTCAATCGTGGTCTTTCCGATATAATTGTTTTAGCTGCTGATACGGAACCCATTGAAATTTTACTACATTTGCCACTTTTGTGCGAAGACAAAAACGTTCCATATGTATTTGTACGCTCTAAGCAAGCATTGGGACGCGCGTGTGGTGTATCACGACCAATTGTTGCTTGTTCGGTAACAACAAATGATGGATCACAATTAAAATCACAAATTCAATCAATTCAACATGAAATCGAAAGACTTCTAGTATAA